Sequence from the Candidatus Tanganyikabacteria bacterium genome:
GGCGGTGGTCAACCTGCGGGACCAGTGCAGCCCGGTCGCCAACCAGGGCAAGTTCGGCTCCTGCACGTCGTTCGCCACGGTCAAGGGCCTGCAGGAGTTCCTGCTCAAGCAACGCGGCCGGTACGAGCCCCAGTCGGCCAACTTCATCTGGTGGGAGACCAAGCGCTCGATCGGCAAGCGCGGCCAGGATTCGGGCGCCCCGACCCAGCAGGCGGTCAAGATGCTGGACAACCTGGGCACGCCGCCCGAAGAGGCCTTCCCCTACCTTTCGCCCGACCTCCAGAAGGACGAGGAGGCTCGCGCCGAGTTCCTCGGCCGGCAGCCTTCCCCGCAGATCGTCGAGTTGGCCAAGCGCAACCGCATCGTCACCGGCATGAAGCTCACCGACAAGCTGAGCGGCGTCAGGCGCGGCCTGGCGTCCGGCATGCCGGTGCTGCTGTCGATGCTGGTGTTCGAGAGCATGCAGCGGACCGGCAAGGACGGCCTCCTGCCGATGCCCAAGCGCGGCGAGAAGCTCCTGGGTGGCCACGCGGTGCTCGCCGTGGGCTACGACAACCGCCGGGGCGTCCTGATCGCGCGCAATTCCTGGGGCCCGGGCTGGGGCGACGGCGGCTACTTCTACATCCCGTACGACTACGTGCGGGCCGGCGCGGTGCGCCTGGCGATGATCCCCAAAGTGGAGTAGGCAGGCCCTCCGAACCTTTTCCAGGCGCCCCGGGGGTCATGTGTTATAGCATGACGGTCTCAGCCCCCATGACGACCACGCCCGACGCCGCCCGACCGGCCGCTTCCGCATGGCGCCGCTACGGCGCGGTGGCGCTTGGCGGCGTGGTGCTGGGGCTGGCGTATCCGGGCTACGTCAAGCCGGGATCGGGCCTGGACGTGGCTTCGGGGCTGCTGGCGTGCTTCGCGCTCGTCCCGTTCTTCCTCTACATCGGCCGGCAGGGCCGGCTGCGAGACGATTTCAAGCTCTCGCTGGCATGCTTCGTGCCCTTCCTGCTGGCGCTCAACTACTGGCTCCTCGCGATGCACCCGCTCATGTGGCTGGGCATCCCGTTCGCGGTGTCCATCGCCGTCGTGCTGGTGGCGTGGCTCGGCGTCTCGGCGGTCATCGGCCTCGGGATGGCGCTCGGCGGCATGGCCTACGGCTACCTCGTGCGCCGCTTCCTCGCGGCCGGACCGGCCTGGGCGCTCCCGCTGCTCGCGGCGGCCTTCTGGCCGGCCTTCGAGTGGGCGCAGACCCAGGGTGACCTGGCCTATCCCTGGGGACCGCTCGCGCTGTCCCAGGTAGCCGTGCTGCCAATGCTGCAGTTGCTGCCCCTGGGCGGGCCGTACCTGATCGGCAGCCTGCTGGCCGGCCTCAACGCCAGCCTCGCCGAGGCGCTGCGGGGCGAGCGGCGGCCGGCCGTGGGCTTCGCGGTGGCAACGGCCCTCGCGCTGGGCTACGGCACGCTGGCACTGCGGCCGACTCCGGAGGGTACGCTGCCCGTGGCCGTCGTGCAGGGCAACCACGACTCGGCGCAGAAGTGGAGCCCCGCCAGCCTGCCGAAGATGGCGGATTTCTACATCTCGCGGTCCCTGGCGGCCGAGGGCGCCAAGATCGTCGTCTGGCCGGAGTCCGCCATCCCGATGCTCTGGAACGACCCGGGCCGGGCGGACACCCAGGCCCTGGTGGCGCGCATCCGCACGGCGTTCGAGACCAGCGGGCGCTACCTCGTCACCGGGGCCTTC
This genomic interval carries:
- the lnt gene encoding apolipoprotein N-acyltransferase; the protein is MTVSAPMTTTPDAARPAASAWRRYGAVALGGVVLGLAYPGYVKPGSGLDVASGLLACFALVPFFLYIGRQGRLRDDFKLSLACFVPFLLALNYWLLAMHPLMWLGIPFAVSIAVVLVAWLGVSAVIGLGMALGGMAYGYLVRRFLAAGPAWALPLLAAAFWPAFEWAQTQGDLAYPWGPLALSQVAVLPMLQLLPLGGPYLIGSLLAGLNASLAEALRGERRPAVGFAVATALALGYGTLALRPTPEGTLPVAVVQGNHDSAQKWSPASLPKMADFYISRSLAAEGAKIVVWPESAIPMLWNDPGRADTQALVARIRTAFETSGRYLVTGAFFFRPRENVRPGGFEYDLFNAATAIGRGLGADFEWEAKRHLVPFGEFMPFRGILPDVLAKLNVLQRDLTRGEGPRPFKLPGASVGTGVCFDSIFPRALADDAMAGATVLAVVTNDAWYKDTAAPHQHFAHSILRAVENRRFMLRAANTGISGIIDPYGRVLARSGVFVPAVVEGTIAPLSHVTPYTRIGDWPALLGLATLLGLMLWTLRARPLGAGVD
- a CDS encoding C1 family peptidase, which translates into the protein MGSRGRRSLLACMLALSGCGLAPAAPLGAAATAADVDAEARRGFQFGLGADVSQDPGVRDDESLDAAPLEADFNVMSALPAVVNLRDQCSPVANQGKFGSCTSFATVKGLQEFLLKQRGRYEPQSANFIWWETKRSIGKRGQDSGAPTQQAVKMLDNLGTPPEEAFPYLSPDLQKDEEARAEFLGRQPSPQIVELAKRNRIVTGMKLTDKLSGVRRGLASGMPVLLSMLVFESMQRTGKDGLLPMPKRGEKLLGGHAVLAVGYDNRRGVLIARNSWGPGWGDGGYFYIPYDYVRAGAVRLAMIPKVE